Proteins from a single region of Desulfolutivibrio sulfoxidireducens:
- a CDS encoding radical SAM protein: MDSHDVKHVYGPVPSRRLGRSLGIDLIPYKTCTYDCIYCQLGRTTRKTVTRERFVPTETILAEVRRKLEAGERPDYISLAGSGEPTLHAGIGELIQGLAGLTDIPVAVLTNGSLLWMDEVRQALMPADLVLPSLDAGDDRLFQDVNRPHPSLAFERMVEGIAAFTREFPGQVWLEVLLLGGITGMEAEVKKIASLAGRIGPARVQLNSVNRPPAEEYAACLSRERLAALGRFFTGPVEVISDGPADGGPIEAAASCDDTKILALLGRRPCTPDDVARGLGLHVPDVVKKLNALLRMGKVRTKKAEGRLFYTASPTSP; this comes from the coding sequence ATGGACAGTCACGACGTGAAACATGTGTACGGCCCGGTTCCCTCGCGCCGGTTGGGGCGGTCTCTGGGCATCGATCTGATCCCGTACAAGACCTGCACCTATGATTGCATCTATTGCCAGCTTGGCAGGACGACGCGCAAGACCGTCACCAGGGAGCGGTTTGTCCCCACCGAGACGATCCTCGCCGAGGTGCGCCGCAAGCTGGAGGCGGGGGAGCGACCGGACTACATAAGCCTGGCCGGATCGGGCGAGCCCACCCTGCACGCCGGCATCGGCGAGCTGATCCAGGGGCTGGCGGGGCTGACGGACATCCCTGTCGCGGTGTTGACCAACGGCTCGCTCTTGTGGATGGACGAGGTGCGCCAGGCCCTGATGCCCGCCGACCTTGTCCTGCCGTCCCTGGACGCCGGGGACGACCGCCTGTTCCAGGACGTCAACCGGCCCCATCCGTCGCTTGCCTTCGAGCGCATGGTCGAGGGGATCGCCGCGTTCACCCGGGAGTTTCCGGGCCAGGTCTGGCTGGAGGTCCTTCTTCTCGGCGGGATCACCGGCATGGAGGCCGAGGTGAAAAAAATCGCGTCCCTGGCCGGACGCATCGGCCCGGCGCGCGTGCAACTCAACTCCGTGAACCGCCCCCCGGCCGAGGAATACGCCGCGTGCCTGTCACGCGAACGGCTCGCCGCCCTGGGCCGGTTTTTCACCGGACCGGTGGAGGTCATAAGCGACGGCCCGGCCGACGGCGGCCCCATCGAGGCTGCGGCCTCGTGCGACGACACAAAGATTCTGGCCCTGCTCGGCAGGCGTCCGTGCACCCCGGACGACGTGGCCCGGGGCCTGGGGCTTCATGTGCCGGATGTGGTCAAAAAGCTCAACGCCCTGCTGCGCATGGGCAAGGTGCGCACGAAAAAGGCCGAAGGACGGCTCTTTTACACCGCATCGCCCACGAGTCCCTAA
- a CDS encoding response regulator: MLNQPNSADRAKILYVDDERENLQSFKSLFRREYEVFLAETAREALEILRAENIRVLVTDQRMPEMTGTALLEQVAREHPEVLRYMLTGYSDYDPLVDAINKGMVHGYFSKPLNPPEFMARVTQGLEKSLLAERNRRLLAELKESQAKLRQAHQLAQIGIWSWDKKTDKVSWSEELYRLTGLDPSTPPPPIAGLAAFFEADSGASFEEAVHRAMTTGEPYKLELAMRRPDASRRFVHTFGGPTHDPHGAITGLHGTVQDITEEILAKEELRRARDKAHAANIAKSEFLANISHEIRTPLNGVLGMLQLLRITPLNQEQKQYVNLAITSSTRLTRLLADILDISMIESGRIRIRESAFDIQEMRECVLDLFTVEANGKGLALQWCVTEPMPPRIIGDEARLRQILFNLVGNAVKFTEKGAVRVEISQLPRGAGHGGRLLFTVSDTGIGIADEKLKNIFEPFVQAEESYTRTFQGAGLGLSIVRNLVTLMGGSLAIESVVGEGTTVYFSLPFRVPGEEHAAAPDAPAQQSRVGKPFRVLLAEDDEVCLAAGKNMLQMFGHSVATAKDGQQALQLLARNDFDVILMDVQMPVMDGVEATRIIRGSPDLGEKARTPIIAMTAYAMAGDKEKFLAAGMDDSIPKPVDMDQLRAVIDRVLLEKKVPAKPA, from the coding sequence ATGCTAAACCAGCCGAACAGCGCAGACAGAGCAAAAATCCTGTATGTGGACGACGAGCGGGAGAACCTGCAGAGCTTCAAGTCGCTGTTTCGGCGCGAGTACGAGGTCTTTCTGGCCGAGACCGCGCGGGAGGCGCTGGAGATACTGCGCGCCGAGAATATCCGCGTGCTGGTCACCGACCAGAGGATGCCGGAAATGACCGGGACCGCCCTCCTGGAGCAGGTGGCCAGGGAGCATCCCGAGGTCCTGCGGTACATGCTCACGGGATACAGCGACTACGACCCCCTCGTGGACGCCATCAACAAAGGCATGGTCCACGGCTATTTCTCCAAGCCGCTCAATCCGCCCGAGTTCATGGCCCGCGTCACACAGGGCCTGGAAAAGTCCCTGCTGGCGGAGCGCAACCGCCGCCTGCTGGCGGAACTCAAGGAAAGCCAGGCCAAGCTTCGGCAGGCGCATCAACTGGCCCAGATCGGCATCTGGAGTTGGGACAAAAAGACCGACAAGGTCTCCTGGTCCGAAGAACTGTACCGGCTCACCGGTCTCGACCCGAGCACCCCCCCGCCTCCCATTGCCGGCCTGGCCGCCTTTTTTGAAGCCGACTCCGGGGCGTCTTTTGAAGAGGCCGTCCACAGGGCCATGACAACGGGAGAGCCCTATAAACTGGAACTGGCGATGCGGCGCCCGGACGCGAGCCGACGCTTTGTGCATACCTTTGGCGGGCCAACCCATGATCCCCACGGGGCGATCACCGGACTGCACGGCACGGTCCAGGACATCACCGAGGAGATACTGGCCAAGGAGGAACTGCGCCGGGCCAGGGACAAGGCCCATGCCGCCAATATCGCCAAAAGCGAGTTTTTGGCCAATATCAGCCATGAAATCCGGACGCCGCTCAACGGCGTCCTCGGCATGCTGCAACTCCTGCGGATAACCCCGCTCAACCAAGAGCAAAAACAATACGTCAACCTGGCGATCACGTCCTCCACACGGCTGACGCGCCTGCTGGCCGACATCCTGGACATCTCCATGATCGAGTCCGGAAGGATCCGCATCAGGGAATCGGCCTTCGATATCCAGGAGATGCGCGAATGCGTCCTGGACCTTTTCACGGTCGAGGCCAACGGCAAGGGTCTGGCCCTGCAATGGTGCGTGACCGAGCCCATGCCGCCCCGCATCATCGGCGACGAGGCCAGGCTGCGGCAAATTCTGTTCAATCTGGTGGGCAACGCGGTGAAATTCACCGAGAAAGGCGCCGTACGCGTCGAAATCTCCCAGCTTCCGCGCGGCGCCGGGCATGGCGGGCGATTGCTCTTCACGGTGAGCGACACCGGCATCGGCATTGCCGATGAAAAGCTCAAAAACATCTTCGAACCCTTTGTCCAGGCGGAGGAATCCTACACGCGCACGTTTCAAGGCGCGGGTCTGGGGCTGTCCATCGTGCGCAACCTCGTGACCTTGATGGGCGGCAGCCTCGCCATCGAAAGCGTCGTGGGCGAAGGGACGACCGTCTATTTTTCGCTCCCGTTCAGGGTTCCCGGCGAAGAACACGCGGCGGCGCCGGACGCTCCGGCACAGCAATCCCGGGTCGGCAAGCCCTTTCGCGTCCTTCTCGCCGAGGACGACGAGGTGTGCCTTGCGGCCGGGAAAAACATGCTCCAGATGTTCGGCCATAGCGTCGCCACCGCCAAGGATGGCCAGCAAGCCCTCCAACTCCTCGCCAGGAACGACTTCGACGTGATCCTCATGGACGTGCAGATGCCGGTCATGGACGGGGTGGAGGCCACGAGGATCATCCGGGGCTCGCCGGACCTCGGCGAAAAGGCCCGGACACCCATCATCGCCATGACCGCCTACGCCATGGCCGGCGACAAGGAAAAGTTCCTGGCGGCCGGGATGGACGACTCTATCCCCAAACCGGTGGACATGGACCAATTGCGCGCCGTCATCGACAGGGTGCTGCTCGAAAAAAAGGTCCCCGCAAAGCCGGCATGA
- a CDS encoding aldehyde dehydrogenase family protein, which yields MKPRIDDRYTLFIGGKWLESEGKGLFTTFNPANGEPLATCVDASDADVARAVDAAWKAFATWKKTSPQERAALLLRVADLIDANAEHLAMVETLDNGKPIRETTAIDVPLSSDHFRYFAAAIRTEEGHAAMIDDQTMSIILREPIGVVGQIIPWNFPLLMAAWKIAPALAAGDCVVIKPSSETPLSLLELAKLLAEILPPGVVNVITGRGSASGNAMLAHPGFSKLAFTGSTEVGHTVAEAAAKRIIPSTLELGGKSANIIFPDAPWEKALEGIQLGILFNQGQVCCAGSRIFIHEDIREKFLAAAVAAFSGIKVGLPWEKDTIMGTQINKHQLQKILAYVEVGRAEGAKVAVGGKRLTESPLDKGSFMQPTLLVDVKNSMRVAREEIFGPVACCIPFRDEDEVVAMANDNEYGLGGAVWTRDINRALRVARGVGTGRMWVNTYNILPAHAPFGGYKQSGIGRENHHMMLDHYTQFKNIFVSLSEGPMGLY from the coding sequence ATGAAACCGCGTATCGATGATCGCTACACTCTTTTCATTGGTGGAAAATGGCTTGAAAGCGAAGGGAAAGGGCTGTTCACGACCTTCAACCCCGCCAACGGCGAGCCGCTGGCCACCTGCGTCGACGCCAGTGACGCGGATGTCGCCCGGGCTGTGGACGCCGCCTGGAAAGCCTTTGCCACATGGAAAAAGACCAGCCCCCAGGAACGCGCCGCGCTGCTTCTGCGCGTCGCCGATCTGATCGACGCCAACGCGGAGCATCTGGCCATGGTGGAGACCCTGGACAACGGCAAGCCCATCCGGGAAACCACGGCCATCGACGTGCCGCTTTCCTCGGACCACTTCCGCTATTTCGCGGCCGCCATCCGCACCGAGGAAGGCCACGCGGCCATGATCGATGACCAGACCATGAGCATCATCCTGCGCGAACCCATCGGCGTGGTCGGGCAGATCATCCCCTGGAACTTCCCGTTGCTTATGGCCGCCTGGAAGATCGCTCCCGCTTTGGCCGCGGGGGATTGCGTGGTCATCAAGCCCTCCAGCGAAACGCCGCTGTCCCTGCTGGAACTGGCCAAGCTTCTGGCCGAGATTCTGCCTCCGGGGGTGGTCAACGTGATCACCGGCCGGGGTTCGGCCTCGGGCAACGCCATGCTGGCCCATCCCGGTTTCAGCAAGCTGGCGTTCACCGGCTCAACCGAGGTCGGCCACACCGTGGCCGAGGCCGCGGCCAAAAGAATCATCCCCTCCACCCTGGAACTTGGCGGCAAATCGGCCAACATCATTTTTCCCGACGCGCCGTGGGAAAAGGCCCTGGAAGGCATTCAACTGGGCATCCTCTTCAACCAGGGGCAGGTGTGCTGCGCCGGGTCGCGCATCTTCATCCACGAGGACATCCGCGAGAAGTTTCTGGCCGCGGCCGTGGCGGCCTTCTCCGGGATCAAGGTGGGACTGCCCTGGGAAAAGGACACCATCATGGGCACCCAGATCAACAAACACCAGTTGCAAAAGATTCTGGCCTACGTGGAGGTGGGGCGGGCCGAGGGCGCGAAGGTGGCTGTGGGCGGCAAGCGCCTGACCGAAAGCCCCCTGGACAAGGGCAGTTTCATGCAGCCGACCCTGCTCGTGGACGTGAAAAATTCCATGCGCGTGGCCCGGGAGGAGATATTCGGCCCAGTGGCCTGCTGCATCCCGTTCCGGGACGAGGACGAGGTCGTGGCCATGGCCAACGACAACGAATACGGCCTGGGCGGGGCCGTGTGGACCAGGGACATCAACCGCGCCCTGCGCGTGGCCCGGGGTGTGGGCACGGGGCGGATGTGGGTCAACACCTACAACATCCTGCCGGCCCACGCGCCCTTCGGCGGGTATAAGCAGTCGGGAATCGGCAGGGAAAACCACCACATGATGCTCGACCATTACACACAGTTCAAAAATATCTTCGTGAGTCTCTCCGAAGGCCCGATGGGCCTGTACTAA
- a CDS encoding Rossmann-like domain-containing protein, translating to MTHSTVLETVRRKVVAIWEEKRLLREPVAVRARTLTVHEAIGDPEGDDFPLQKGKERLMEAEFQGSRGQAFTDQFGDFTGTLADVATMPLENNFRRAVFVAAVNATARRLGLCDRTIHCRDKEPGECAALFCAHIRDRYGEVRITQVGYQPKIIETLSARFAMRVLDLDPDNIGTVRHGAPVEGPEKQEEALAWADILVVTGSTVTNDTLGDFLTEKPVIFYGTTVSGTAALLGLERFCAKAK from the coding sequence ATGACGCATTCCACAGTGCTTGAAACCGTGCGGCGCAAGGTCGTGGCCATCTGGGAGGAAAAACGGTTGCTGCGGGAACCCGTCGCGGTTCGGGCCAGGACGCTTACCGTGCATGAGGCCATCGGCGATCCCGAGGGGGATGACTTTCCGCTGCAAAAGGGCAAGGAACGGCTCATGGAGGCCGAATTCCAGGGAAGCCGGGGCCAGGCCTTCACCGACCAGTTCGGCGATTTCACCGGAACCCTGGCCGACGTGGCGACCATGCCCCTGGAGAACAACTTTCGCCGGGCGGTGTTCGTGGCCGCCGTGAACGCCACAGCGCGCCGGCTTGGCCTGTGCGACCGCACCATCCACTGCCGGGACAAGGAACCGGGCGAATGCGCGGCGTTGTTTTGCGCCCACATCCGCGACCGCTACGGCGAGGTGCGCATCACCCAGGTCGGCTACCAGCCCAAGATCATCGAGACCCTGAGCGCCCGGTTCGCCATGCGGGTGCTGGACCTCGACCCCGACAACATCGGCACGGTCAGGCACGGCGCGCCCGTCGAAGGGCCGGAGAAACAGGAGGAGGCCCTGGCCTGGGCCGACATCTTGGTCGTCACCGGTTCTACCGTGACCAACGACACCCTCGGTGATTTTTTGACCGAAAAGCCGGTCATCTTCTACGGCACGACCGTTTCCGGCACGGCCGCGCTCCTGGGACTCGAGCGCTTCTGCGCCAAGGCCAAATGA
- a CDS encoding DUF364 domain-containing protein, with amino-acid sequence MPLLEDLIRSLDADCPVRDIRQGVFHTAVVTRHCGLAATLPRDALRQPHPQVASPGGLHERCARELAAMAFSKSILEAAMGMAAINSLLDVDETAMVERNAAELIMEKGAGKNVAVIGHFPFLPKVREKAANLWVLENNPHEGDFGPERAGELLPQADVVAITGTSITNHTFDEVIGLCSPTAYVIMLGDSVPFSPLLFDHGVDALCGSRVVDEELVLRCVSQGANFRQIKGVARMTWCKD; translated from the coding sequence ATGCCGCTTCTCGAAGACCTGATACGATCCCTTGATGCTGACTGCCCGGTCAGGGACATCCGCCAGGGCGTCTTCCATACCGCCGTGGTCACCCGGCATTGCGGGCTGGCCGCGACCCTGCCCAGGGACGCCCTGCGCCAGCCCCATCCCCAGGTGGCCAGCCCGGGGGGCCTGCACGAGCGCTGTGCCCGGGAACTGGCGGCCATGGCGTTTTCAAAAAGCATTCTGGAGGCGGCCATGGGCATGGCCGCCATCAATTCCCTTCTCGACGTGGACGAGACGGCCATGGTCGAGCGCAACGCCGCCGAATTGATCATGGAGAAGGGCGCGGGCAAAAACGTGGCCGTGATCGGGCATTTCCCGTTTCTGCCCAAGGTCCGGGAGAAGGCGGCCAACCTCTGGGTCCTGGAGAACAACCCCCACGAGGGGGACTTCGGCCCGGAGCGGGCCGGGGAACTGCTTCCCCAGGCCGACGTGGTGGCCATCACCGGGACCTCGATCACCAACCACACCTTCGACGAGGTGATAGGCCTGTGTTCGCCCACGGCCTATGTCATCATGCTCGGGGACTCGGTGCCGTTTTCGCCGCTTCTGTTCGATCACGGCGTGGACGCCCTGTGCGGCTCCCGGGTGGTGGACGAGGAACTGGTGCTGCGGTGCGTCAGCCAGGGCGCGAATTTCCGCCAGATCAAGGGGGTCGCGCGCATGACGTGGTGCAAGGATTAG
- a CDS encoding hybrid sensor histidine kinase/response regulator, whose translation MRLKSKMLLLFTISGALIVAVIGISQYVALKARTLAAIQHQITKQLEHLDFALTRFLRDVENDLLILASDARVRSRDDADFTTFLAADEERFEYRIGPREQEIIDIFSTFRRVHPHVNSVYMGRENGSFVRSHKRDRPTRYDPRTRDWYILAKARPNTVSRTPPYRSVTSPDVNIGVVTPLLDDSGHFFGVVGADITLANLADYVTGFTLSHEGQALLLDKEGIVLAAPDRDMLFKDIRSIFPEGARLFDAKANGHLILDAPDGPLHAYVHSSPETGCLLVALLRDHNIQTDIREAVAGNLTFLVAAIILLSLATLAGLYRSIIGPLGGLTRGTQHIRRTHDLRYRFSMGGRDEIQELAEAFNQMLAAMEAAATQLRDSRQALQEERNLLEDRVKARTMELEALNNDLVREITERKLAEKASFEASQAKSRFLANMSHEIRTPLNAILGFTQLLLRDPQIRPDHKRSMETVYRSGEHLLTLLNAILEMSRIEAGKLDLQTENFDLFAMLEDLEAMFKVLTRAKGLSLEVSLGPDLPRFVRGDEQKLHQVLNNLLGNAVKFTDRGGVLLRVLLKAPATEPPPEAARAHEESSLTLVFEVEDTGPGIPEHSRESIFSHFEQLTPDSVRKGGTGLGLAIVKAYVEAMGGRIEVESQEGRGSLFRFALSMAPGAPETTPRAAMTRIARLTPGQGERRILVVDDNETNREILVRLLEQAGFTVMEAEGGRRACALFDQWRPHLVLLDMIMPDVDGFAVLEHVQASGEAAATPVIAVTASVLTEDMQRVLASGAVAFLKKPFKAEELFELLARHLCLTYQEADEAGGGFEDKPDVADGEQANEPLSLDGLSPELIAALRQAALRLDVDRLRELLAMVGRQNGTLAKRLAALVDDYHFEELQGLFAQR comes from the coding sequence ATGCGACTCAAATCCAAGATGCTCCTTTTATTCACGATCTCCGGCGCGTTGATCGTGGCCGTGATCGGAATTTCGCAATACGTCGCGCTCAAGGCCCGGACGCTTGCGGCCATCCAGCATCAGATCACAAAGCAACTGGAGCACCTGGACTTTGCCTTGACGCGTTTTTTGCGTGATGTCGAAAACGACCTGCTCATCCTGGCCTCGGATGCCCGGGTCCGGAGTCGCGACGACGCCGATTTCACCACGTTTCTTGCCGCCGACGAGGAGCGCTTCGAATACCGGATCGGCCCGCGGGAACAGGAAATTATCGACATTTTCAGCACGTTTCGCAGGGTTCATCCCCACGTCAATTCGGTCTACATGGGCCGCGAGAACGGAAGTTTCGTGCGCTCGCACAAACGCGACCGCCCGACCCGGTACGACCCCAGGACCCGTGACTGGTATATCCTGGCCAAGGCCAGACCCAACACCGTCAGCCGCACCCCGCCGTACCGCTCCGTGACCTCCCCGGACGTGAACATCGGCGTGGTCACCCCGCTGCTCGACGATTCCGGCCACTTTTTCGGCGTGGTCGGCGCGGACATCACCCTGGCCAATCTGGCGGACTATGTGACCGGGTTCACCCTGAGCCACGAGGGTCAGGCCCTGCTGCTGGACAAGGAGGGCATTGTCCTCGCCGCCCCGGACAGGGACATGCTGTTCAAGGATATCCGATCGATTTTTCCGGAAGGCGCGCGGCTTTTCGATGCCAAAGCGAACGGGCATCTCATCCTGGACGCCCCTGACGGACCACTGCACGCCTATGTCCACTCCTCGCCGGAGACGGGCTGCCTGCTGGTGGCCCTGCTTCGGGACCACAACATCCAGACGGACATCCGCGAGGCCGTGGCCGGCAACCTCACCTTTCTGGTCGCCGCCATCATCCTGCTCAGTCTGGCGACCCTGGCCGGCCTGTATCGCTCCATCATCGGCCCGCTCGGAGGACTGACCAGGGGAACCCAGCACATCCGGCGGACCCACGACCTGCGGTATCGCTTCTCCATGGGCGGCCGGGATGAAATCCAGGAGCTGGCCGAGGCCTTCAATCAGATGTTGGCGGCCATGGAGGCCGCGGCAACCCAGCTCAGAGACTCCCGCCAGGCCTTGCAGGAGGAGCGGAACCTGCTCGAAGACCGGGTCAAGGCCCGCACGATGGAACTCGAGGCCCTGAATAACGACCTTGTGCGCGAGATCACGGAACGCAAGCTGGCCGAAAAGGCCAGCTTCGAGGCCAGCCAGGCGAAAAGCCGGTTTTTGGCGAACATGTCCCATGAAATCCGGACGCCGCTGAACGCCATTTTGGGGTTCACGCAACTGCTGCTGCGCGATCCCCAGATACGGCCGGATCACAAGCGCTCCATGGAAACCGTGTACCGCAGCGGCGAGCACCTGCTCACCCTGCTCAACGCCATTCTGGAGATGTCCAGGATCGAGGCCGGAAAGCTCGATCTGCAGACCGAAAATTTCGACCTCTTCGCGATGCTTGAGGACCTGGAGGCCATGTTCAAGGTGCTGACGCGCGCCAAGGGCCTGTCTCTCGAGGTCAGCCTGGGCCCTGATCTGCCGCGCTTTGTCCGGGGAGATGAGCAGAAACTCCATCAGGTCCTGAACAATCTGCTGGGAAACGCCGTGAAGTTCACGGACCGGGGGGGCGTGCTGCTGCGGGTGCTGCTCAAGGCCCCGGCGACCGAGCCCCCCCCGGAAGCCGCCCGGGCGCACGAGGAATCATCCCTGACCCTGGTCTTCGAGGTGGAGGATACCGGTCCAGGCATCCCGGAGCACAGCCGCGAAAGCATCTTTTCACATTTCGAACAACTCACGCCGGACAGCGTGAGGAAAGGCGGCACGGGCCTGGGCCTGGCCATCGTCAAGGCGTATGTGGAGGCCATGGGAGGGCGCATCGAGGTGGAAAGCCAGGAGGGGCGCGGCAGCCTGTTCCGATTCGCCCTGTCCATGGCCCCAGGCGCGCCGGAAACGACGCCGCGCGCGGCGATGACCCGGATCGCCCGGTTGACGCCGGGACAGGGGGAGCGGCGCATCCTGGTGGTTGACGACAACGAGACCAACAGGGAAATCCTGGTCCGCCTTTTGGAGCAGGCGGGGTTCACGGTCATGGAGGCCGAGGGCGGGCGGCGGGCCTGCGCGTTGTTCGACCAATGGCGACCCCATCTGGTCTTGCTGGACATGATCATGCCGGATGTGGACGGCTTCGCGGTGCTCGAGCATGTCCAGGCCTCGGGAGAGGCCGCGGCAACGCCGGTGATCGCGGTCACGGCGAGCGTGCTGACGGAGGATATGCAACGGGTTCTGGCCTCGGGCGCGGTCGCGTTCCTGAAAAAGCCCTTCAAGGCCGAGGAGTTGTTCGAGCTGCTCGCGCGGCATCTTTGCCTGACCTACCAGGAGGCCGACGAGGCCGGCGGCGGGTTCGAGGACAAGCCGGACGTGGCTGACGGCGAACAGGCGAACGAGCCCCTGTCCCTTGACGGCCTTTCCCCCGAACTGATCGCCGCGTTGCGCCAGGCCGCGCTTCGTCTGGACGTGGACCGCCTGCGGGAGCTTCTGGCCATGGTGGGGCGCCAGAACGGAACGTTGGCCAAAAGGCTGGCCGCCCTGGTGGACGATTACCATTTTGAGGAATTGCAAGGCCTGTTCGCGCAGCGATGA
- a CDS encoding DUF362 domain-containing protein, producing the protein MKDEASDPAQKAGVTRPDTDQASQGSGTRRPAVDGLAAGPEETGDAPGAIGHDEILASIGFPLISPESAPYFPRFGGQGLGKGQTKGGGMGGRGMGGGGGGGGMGRGGGRGMGCGGGAGTGGGRGMGGGGGRGMGGGRGMGGGGGVGTGGGRGMGGGGAGRAPAFVLRPGATAPLVRTDLPGPGTMPAQNTERRIREKAVVDTAVCKGCGVCVDTCPTGAITLKNTVAAVDASLCVGCGVCQKSCPEAAIRLQG; encoded by the coding sequence ATGAAAGACGAAGCGTCCGATCCCGCCCAAAAGGCTGGCGTAACGCGGCCGGACACCGACCAGGCCTCGCAGGGCTCAGGCACGCGGCGTCCGGCCGTTGACGGCCTGGCCGCCGGGCCGGAGGAGACCGGGGACGCCCCCGGGGCCATCGGCCATGACGAAATCCTGGCCAGCATCGGTTTTCCGCTGATCTCCCCCGAGAGTGCGCCGTATTTTCCCCGGTTCGGGGGCCAGGGGCTGGGAAAAGGACAGACGAAAGGAGGAGGTATGGGTGGCCGTGGCATGGGTGGTGGCGGCGGTGGCGGCGGCATGGGCCGGGGAGGCGGGCGCGGCATGGGCTGCGGTGGCGGGGCTGGCACGGGCGGCGGTCGCGGCATGGGCGGCGGCGGTGGTCGCGGCATGGGCGGTGGTCGCGGCATGGGCGGAGGTGGCGGGGTTGGCACGGGCGGTGGTCGCGGTATGGGCGGCGGCGGGGCCGGTCGCGCTCCGGCCTTCGTTTTGCGGCCAGGGGCAACCGCGCCCCTGGTTCGAACGGACCTCCCCGGTCCCGGGACCATGCCGGCGCAAAACACGGAACGGCGGATCCGGGAAAAGGCCGTGGTGGACACGGCTGTGTGCAAAGGGTGCGGCGTGTGCGTCGACACCTGTCCCACAGGCGCCATCACCCTGAAAAACACTGTGGCCGCCGTGGACGCCTCGTTATGCGTCGGATGCGGCGTGTGCCAGAAAAGCTGCCCCGAGGCGGCCATTCGTCTTCAGGGATGA
- a CDS encoding sensor histidine kinase has product MDEHERTPPSILIVDDVAANLSLLSGILKNQGYRARPAPSGALALQAAGYEKPDLILLDIHMPGMDGFEVCRRLKADKALADIPVLFISALSETRDKVRAFGEGGQDYITKPFQVEEVLARVRTHLELRRAQRTLEERNTDLREALEHLKNAQSHLIVSEKMAALGVLAAGVAHEINNPVNFVKTSCHGLEKNFEDILSVLSFCRPLLSAEGLAALEDYQRRIDYDTMLREIPQLFGHMFEGLQRTEEIVKSLRTFARTDESLGNRIDLREVADAVLVMLRSRYRKHIQVLKSYEDIPAICGNTGKLSQVLINLLSNAIDAVEEQQDPSRKHITVATETLRRNENDYAVLHISDMGQGIPQELIHKIFDPFFTTKSVGKGIGLGLFICNNLIKEHHGFLEVASPAGQGATFSIFLPASQEDRC; this is encoded by the coding sequence ATGGACGAACACGAACGCACACCGCCTTCCATCCTGATCGTGGACGACGTCGCGGCCAACCTGAGCCTTTTGTCCGGCATCCTGAAGAACCAAGGCTACAGGGCGCGGCCCGCGCCAAGCGGCGCCCTCGCCTTGCAGGCGGCCGGGTACGAGAAGCCCGACCTCATCCTGCTCGACATCCACATGCCCGGGATGGACGGCTTCGAGGTCTGCCGCAGACTCAAGGCCGACAAGGCCCTGGCCGACATCCCGGTCCTGTTCATAAGCGCCCTGTCGGAAACGCGGGACAAGGTGCGCGCCTTTGGCGAAGGCGGCCAGGATTACATCACCAAGCCCTTCCAGGTGGAGGAGGTGCTGGCCCGGGTCAGGACCCACCTGGAGCTTCGGCGCGCCCAACGCACCCTGGAAGAGCGGAACACGGACCTGCGCGAGGCCCTGGAGCACCTCAAAAACGCCCAGAGCCACCTGATCGTGTCCGAAAAGATGGCCGCCCTCGGCGTCCTGGCCGCCGGCGTGGCGCATGAGATCAACAACCCCGTGAATTTCGTCAAGACCAGTTGCCATGGACTGGAGAAAAACTTCGAGGACATCCTCTCGGTCCTTTCCTTCTGCCGGCCCCTCCTGAGCGCGGAGGGCCTGGCCGCCCTCGAGGACTATCAGCGACGGATCGACTACGACACCATGCTGCGGGAGATACCGCAACTCTTCGGGCATATGTTCGAAGGGCTCCAGCGCACCGAGGAAATCGTCAAGAGCCTGCGCACGTTCGCCAGGACGGATGAATCCCTGGGCAACAGGATCGATCTGCGCGAGGTGGCCGATGCCGTCCTGGTCATGCTGCGCTCACGATACAGGAAGCACATCCAGGTTCTCAAATCCTACGAGGATATTCCGGCGATCTGTGGCAACACCGGGAAATTAAGCCAGGTCCTGATCAACCTCCTGTCGAACGCCATAGATGCCGTTGAAGAGCAGCAAGACCCCTCGCGCAAACACATCACCGTGGCCACGGAAACGCTTCGCAGAAACGAAAATGACTATGCCGTGCTGCATATCTCGGATATGGGACAAGGAATCCCCCAAGAGCTCATTCACAAGATATTCGACCCCTTCTTCACCACGAAATCCGTGGGAAAAGGCATTGGACTTGGGCTGTTCATCTGTAACAATCTGATCAAGGAACATCACGGCTTTCTGGAAGTCGCCAGCCCGGCCGGCCAGGGGGCCACCTTTTCCATTTTTCTGCCCGCAAGCCAGGAGGACCGATGCTAA